Proteins co-encoded in one Cupriavidus nantongensis genomic window:
- the xdhB gene encoding xanthine dehydrogenase molybdopterin binding subunit produces the protein MNKQTEPFLLDAAAEQVPQVGISRPHESAHLHVAGTATYTDDIPELAGTLHAALGMSTRAHARIKSVSLDQVRAAPGVVDVLTVDDIPGTNDCGPIIHDDPILARGVVQFIGQPVFIVVATSHDAARRAARLGVIDYEDLPPVLSPQAAHQAGSYVLPPMHLTRGEPAARIAGAVHQDSGTIHLGGQEQFYLEGQISYAAPRENDGMHVWCSTQHPTEMQHAVAHMLGWHAHQVLVECRRMGGGFGGKESQSALFACCAALAAWKLMCPVKLRPDRDDDMMITGKRHDFVFDYSVGHDDEGHIEGVKVEMVSRAGFSADLSGPVMTRAICHFDNAYWLPNVQIDGYCGKTNTQSNTAFRGFGGPQGAFAVEYILDNIARTVGKDALDVRRANFYGKGENNVTPYGQTVEDNVIHELIDELVASSEYRARREATRAFNASSPVLKKGIAITPVKFGISFNVAHYNQAGALVHVYNDGSVLVNHGGTEMGQGLNTKVAMVVAHELGIRMERVRVTATDTSKVANTSATAASTGADLNGKAAQDAARQIRERLTAFAARKAGVEPSEVRFNDDLVSAGELRLSFGELAREAYVARVQLWSDGFYTTPKLHWDQKTLQGRPFYYFAYGAACSEVLVDTLTGEWKLLRADALHDAGRSLNPAIDIGQVEGAFIQGMGWLTTEELWWNKDGKLMTHAPSTYKIPTVNDCPEEFNVRLFQNRNVEDSIHRSKAVGEPPLLLPFSVFFAIRDAVAALGDYRINPPLKAPATSEAILDAVDAVRAAAAQGAARVAAPGA, from the coding sequence ATGAACAAGCAAACCGAACCCTTCCTGCTCGACGCCGCCGCCGAACAGGTACCGCAGGTCGGCATCTCGCGTCCGCACGAATCCGCCCACCTGCACGTTGCCGGCACCGCGACCTACACCGACGACATCCCCGAGCTGGCCGGCACGCTGCACGCCGCGCTCGGCATGAGCACCCGCGCGCACGCGCGCATCAAGTCGGTCTCGCTCGACCAGGTGCGTGCCGCGCCGGGCGTGGTCGACGTGCTGACGGTGGACGACATCCCCGGCACCAACGACTGCGGCCCGATCATCCATGACGACCCGATCCTGGCGCGTGGCGTGGTGCAGTTTATCGGCCAGCCGGTCTTTATCGTGGTGGCGACCTCGCATGACGCCGCCCGCCGCGCCGCCCGCCTCGGCGTGATCGACTATGAAGACCTGCCGCCGGTGCTGTCGCCGCAGGCCGCGCACCAGGCCGGCAGCTACGTGCTGCCGCCGATGCACCTGACACGCGGCGAACCGGCCGCGCGCATTGCGGGCGCGGTCCATCAGGACAGCGGCACGATCCACCTCGGCGGCCAGGAGCAGTTCTATCTCGAAGGCCAGATCTCGTACGCCGCGCCGCGCGAGAACGACGGCATGCACGTGTGGTGCTCGACCCAGCACCCGACCGAGATGCAGCACGCGGTCGCGCATATGCTGGGCTGGCATGCACACCAGGTGCTGGTCGAATGCCGCCGCATGGGCGGCGGCTTCGGCGGCAAGGAGTCGCAGTCGGCGCTGTTTGCCTGCTGCGCCGCGCTGGCGGCGTGGAAGCTGATGTGCCCGGTCAAGCTGCGCCCGGACCGCGACGACGACATGATGATCACCGGCAAGCGCCATGACTTCGTGTTCGACTACAGCGTCGGCCACGACGACGAAGGCCATATCGAAGGCGTCAAGGTCGAGATGGTGTCGCGCGCCGGCTTCTCGGCCGACCTGTCGGGCCCGGTGATGACCCGCGCCATCTGCCACTTCGACAACGCCTACTGGCTGCCGAACGTGCAGATCGACGGCTACTGCGGCAAGACCAACACGCAGAGCAACACTGCCTTCCGCGGCTTCGGCGGCCCGCAGGGCGCGTTCGCGGTCGAGTACATCCTCGACAATATCGCCCGCACCGTCGGCAAGGATGCGCTCGACGTGCGCCGCGCCAACTTCTACGGCAAGGGCGAGAACAACGTCACCCCCTACGGCCAGACCGTGGAAGACAACGTCATCCACGAGCTGATCGACGAACTGGTGGCCAGCAGCGAATACCGCGCCCGCCGCGAGGCCACGCGCGCGTTCAACGCCAGCAGCCCGGTGCTGAAGAAGGGTATCGCCATCACCCCGGTGAAGTTCGGCATCTCGTTCAACGTGGCCCACTACAACCAGGCCGGCGCGCTGGTGCACGTCTACAACGACGGCTCGGTGCTGGTGAACCACGGCGGCACCGAAATGGGCCAGGGCCTGAACACCAAGGTGGCGATGGTGGTGGCGCACGAGCTCGGCATCCGCATGGAGCGCGTGCGCGTGACCGCGACGGATACCAGCAAGGTGGCCAATACCTCGGCCACCGCGGCATCGACCGGCGCCGACCTGAACGGCAAGGCCGCGCAGGACGCGGCGCGGCAGATCCGCGAGCGCCTGACCGCGTTTGCCGCGCGCAAGGCCGGCGTGGAGCCGTCCGAGGTGCGCTTCAACGATGACCTGGTCAGCGCCGGCGAGCTGCGCCTGTCGTTCGGCGAGCTGGCGCGCGAAGCCTACGTGGCGCGCGTGCAGTTGTGGTCCGACGGCTTCTACACCACGCCCAAGCTGCACTGGGACCAGAAGACGCTGCAGGGCCGCCCGTTCTACTACTTCGCCTACGGCGCCGCGTGCTCCGAGGTGCTGGTGGACACGCTCACCGGCGAATGGAAGCTGCTGCGCGCCGATGCGCTGCACGACGCCGGCCGCTCGCTGAACCCGGCGATCGACATCGGCCAGGTCGAAGGCGCCTTTATCCAAGGCATGGGCTGGCTGACTACCGAGGAACTGTGGTGGAACAAGGACGGCAAGCTGATGACGCACGCGCCGTCCACCTACAAGATCCCGACGGTCAACGACTGCCCCGAGGAATTCAACGTGCGCCTGTTCCAGAATCGCAACGTCGAGGACAGCATCCACCGCTCCAAGGCGGTGGGCGAGCCGCCGCTGCTGCTGCCGTTCTCGGTGTTCTTCGCGATCCGCGACGCCGTGGCGGCGCTGGGCGACTACCGCATCAACCCGCCGCTGAAGGCGCCGGCCACCAGCGA
- the xdhA gene encoding xanthine dehydrogenase small subunit, with product METQTIRFFHRGQVKEVSDAPITRTVLQYLREDARCTGTKEGCAEGDCGACTVVVGELQDGGDVEFKAVNACIQFLPTLDGKALITVEDLRQADGTLHPVQEAMVECHGSQCGFCTPGFVMSLWALYQQHTPGGAAPSRQTICDALTGNLCRCTGYRPIIDAGERMMALPAPSADKLDPRQIADALRNLKRGETFRYRAQGQEFFAPRTAAEFGAIKAAQPEIRILAGSTDVGLWVTKQFRELGNLLYVGQVEDLNQIEQRDGMIEIGAAVTLEKAYAALNAAHPELEELWKRFASLPIRNAGTLGGNIANGSPIGDSMPALIALGAEVVLQHGETRRTLPLEDLYLAYQKTAMQPGEFVAALRVPVAGPQHFRTYKLSKRFDEDISAVCAAFGITVQDGIVTQARIAFGGMAATPKRAAATEAALTGQPWNEATARAGMAALAQDYTPLTDMRATASYRSRGAANLLYRFWLETNADALPAAAVNVRAPGAGIKAIATATATA from the coding sequence ATGGAGACGCAAACCATCCGCTTTTTCCACCGCGGCCAGGTCAAGGAAGTATCCGACGCCCCCATTACCCGCACCGTGCTGCAGTACCTGCGTGAAGACGCGCGCTGCACCGGCACCAAGGAAGGCTGCGCCGAAGGCGACTGCGGCGCCTGCACCGTCGTGGTCGGCGAGCTGCAGGACGGCGGCGACGTCGAATTCAAGGCAGTCAACGCCTGCATCCAGTTCCTGCCCACGCTCGACGGCAAGGCCCTGATCACGGTCGAGGACCTGCGCCAGGCCGACGGCACCCTGCACCCGGTGCAGGAAGCCATGGTCGAGTGCCACGGCTCGCAGTGCGGCTTCTGCACCCCGGGCTTCGTGATGTCGCTGTGGGCGCTGTACCAGCAGCACACCCCGGGCGGCGCGGCCCCGTCGCGCCAGACCATCTGCGACGCGCTGACCGGCAACCTGTGCCGCTGCACCGGCTACCGCCCGATCATCGACGCCGGCGAACGCATGATGGCCCTGCCCGCCCCCAGCGCGGACAAGCTCGACCCGCGCCAGATCGCCGACGCGCTGCGCAACCTCAAGCGCGGCGAAACCTTCCGCTACCGCGCGCAGGGGCAGGAGTTCTTCGCCCCGCGCACCGCGGCCGAGTTCGGCGCGATCAAGGCGGCGCAGCCCGAGATCCGCATCCTGGCCGGCAGCACCGACGTCGGCCTGTGGGTCACCAAGCAGTTCCGCGAGCTCGGCAACCTGCTCTACGTGGGCCAGGTCGAGGACCTGAACCAGATCGAGCAGCGCGACGGCATGATCGAGATCGGCGCCGCCGTGACGCTGGAAAAGGCCTACGCCGCACTCAACGCGGCGCACCCGGAGCTGGAAGAACTGTGGAAGCGCTTCGCCTCGCTGCCGATCCGCAATGCCGGCACGCTGGGCGGCAATATCGCCAACGGCTCGCCGATCGGCGACTCGATGCCGGCATTGATCGCGCTGGGCGCGGAAGTGGTGCTGCAGCACGGCGAGACGCGCCGCACGCTGCCGCTGGAAGACCTGTACCTGGCCTACCAGAAGACCGCGATGCAGCCGGGCGAGTTCGTCGCCGCGCTGCGCGTGCCGGTGGCCGGCCCGCAGCACTTCCGCACCTACAAGCTGTCCAAACGCTTTGACGAGGATATTTCCGCCGTGTGTGCCGCGTTCGGCATCACCGTGCAGGACGGCATCGTCACGCAGGCCCGCATCGCCTTCGGCGGCATGGCCGCGACGCCCAAGCGCGCCGCCGCCACCGAGGCGGCGCTGACCGGCCAGCCGTGGAACGAAGCCACCGCGCGCGCCGGCATGGCCGCGCTGGCACAGGACTACACGCCGCTCACCGACATGCGCGCGACCGCGTCGTACCGCAGCCGCGGCGCCGCCAACCTGCTGTACCGGTTCTGGCTGGAAACCAACGCCGACGCGCTGCCCGCCGCAGCCGTCAATGTCCGCGCCCCCGGCGCCGGCATCAAGGCCATCGCAACCGCAACCGCCACGGCCTGA
- a CDS encoding LysR substrate-binding domain-containing protein, whose protein sequence is MHGRDHLDTYLLRVLHTLLTEQSVTRTAVRLGQSQPAISNTLKRLREITGDAILVRGKNGMVPTERGRELLALAEQSLAAMDRIARPPQQFDPATTTRTFHLGAPDYLDAFFLPNIVERVRRLAPGAKLFVHPMTSSSDFLDDLEQGQLDIVVGNWLSPPEHLHISPLFDDEVVCMLGAQHPLARKGLTLKHYLEMPHLAPAPYASMQRSMIDQALAEQGYKRNIQVTLPYFGLVPYVLMKTDMVFTTGRQFAAHYAQYLPIRMVPSPVSFPRMRFYQLWHERCHAAPDVMWIRRMIAEVAADLPQLPRLEAEAG, encoded by the coding sequence ATGCACGGACGCGACCATCTCGATACCTATTTGCTGCGGGTGCTCCACACCCTGCTCACCGAGCAGAGCGTGACCCGCACCGCCGTGCGTCTAGGCCAGTCCCAGCCCGCCATCAGCAACACCCTGAAGCGCCTGCGCGAGATCACCGGCGACGCCATTTTGGTGCGGGGCAAAAACGGCATGGTGCCCACCGAGCGCGGCCGCGAACTGCTGGCGCTGGCCGAGCAGAGCCTGGCGGCGATGGACCGCATCGCGCGGCCGCCGCAGCAGTTCGACCCGGCCACCACCACGCGCACCTTCCACCTCGGCGCGCCCGACTACCTGGACGCGTTCTTCCTGCCCAATATCGTCGAGCGCGTGCGCCGGCTGGCGCCGGGCGCCAAGCTGTTCGTGCACCCGATGACGTCGTCGTCGGACTTCCTCGACGACCTCGAGCAGGGACAGCTGGATATCGTGGTCGGCAACTGGCTGTCGCCGCCGGAACACCTGCATATCTCGCCGCTGTTCGACGACGAGGTGGTATGCATGCTGGGCGCGCAGCACCCGCTGGCGCGCAAGGGACTGACGCTCAAGCACTACCTGGAAATGCCGCACCTGGCGCCGGCGCCCTACGCGTCGATGCAGCGCAGCATGATCGACCAGGCGCTTGCCGAGCAGGGCTACAAGCGCAATATCCAGGTCACGCTGCCGTATTTCGGGCTGGTGCCCTATGTGCTGATGAAGACCGACATGGTCTTCACCACCGGCCGGCAGTTCGCCGCGCACTACGCCCAGTACCTGCCGATCCGCATGGTGCCGTCGCCGGTGTCGTTCCCGCGTATGCGCTTCTACCAGCTCTGGCACGAGCGCTGCCATGCCGCGCCGGACGTGATGTGGATCCGGCGCATGATCGCGGAGGTGGCGGCGGATCTGCCGCAGTTGCCCCGGCTCGAGGCCGAGGCAGGTTGA
- a CDS encoding substrate-binding domain-containing protein encodes MPRRAQVLRHRARHLVVSIVPLLCLGLLPAAQAGEIRLATTTSTENSGLLKHLLPRFEQKSGVKVKVIAVGSGKAMKMGEMGDVDVLLVHARKMEDAFVAAGYGVNRRDVMYNDFIVVGPASDPAGIKGGKDVLAGFRKLAASGSKFISRGDNSGTDVMEKDYWKQLGIEPKGQPWYVNAGLGMGEVLTMAAQMPAYTLSDRATYGAYRAKTGLAIAIEGDPKMFNPYGIIAVNPARHPGINYKDAMKMVEWITSKEGQDAIAGYKVEGEQLFFPTAHAK; translated from the coding sequence ATGCCCCGCCGTGCCCAGGTTTTGCGCCACCGCGCGCGCCACCTCGTCGTGTCCATCGTGCCGCTGCTGTGCCTCGGCCTGCTGCCGGCCGCGCAGGCCGGCGAGATCAGGCTCGCCACCACCACCAGTACCGAGAACTCCGGCCTGCTGAAGCACCTGCTGCCGCGTTTCGAGCAGAAGTCAGGCGTCAAGGTAAAAGTCATCGCCGTCGGCTCGGGCAAGGCCATGAAGATGGGCGAGATGGGCGATGTCGACGTGCTGCTGGTGCACGCGCGCAAGATGGAAGACGCCTTCGTCGCCGCCGGCTACGGCGTCAACCGGCGCGACGTGATGTACAACGATTTCATCGTGGTTGGACCGGCCAGCGACCCGGCCGGGATCAAGGGCGGCAAGGACGTGCTGGCCGGGTTCCGAAAGCTTGCCGCCAGCGGCAGCAAGTTCATCTCGCGCGGCGACAATTCCGGCACCGACGTGATGGAGAAGGACTACTGGAAGCAGCTCGGCATCGAGCCCAAGGGCCAGCCGTGGTACGTCAACGCCGGCCTGGGCATGGGCGAGGTGCTGACCATGGCGGCGCAGATGCCGGCCTACACGCTGTCGGACCGCGCCACCTACGGCGCCTACCGCGCCAAGACCGGGCTGGCGATCGCCATCGAGGGCGATCCGAAGATGTTCAACCCGTACGGGATCATCGCGGTCAACCCCGCCAGGCATCCGGGCATCAACTACAAGGATGCGATGAAGATGGTGGAGTGGATCACGTCAAAGGAAGGACAGGACGCGATCGCGGGGTACAAGGTCGAGGGCGAACAGCTGTTCTTCCCCACTGCCCACGCAAAGTAG
- a CDS encoding substrate-binding domain-containing protein: MTFRFDLFPVIASDDNPRANAKVFQLLKAVRETGSLHRAAREIGLSYRHAWGVMRSWEEMLGRSMLDMERGRGASLTRFGERLLRAELRLRESIEPAVQRAMAEFIADLDDAQQPQSCVHFTGSHDPAVEVLAAALGRAGSPLQLDTVFCGSVEGLICLQERQSELAGFYVSPVQTAGSVAHVTLRKWLRPGAVRLLRLAWREQGLILAPELAREVHDLRGLARSQARFVNRQRSSGTRMLFDQLLAAEGLYPDLVNGYDETEFSNEKVAEAVHSGRAQAGFGLRMNAEAHGLAFVPLTREAYYLALRKNDQTAGWMAALLALLADPAFARRVEALPGYTMAEPAGILTPQEALPWFGPDGKEGS; the protein is encoded by the coding sequence ATGACGTTCCGCTTCGACCTGTTTCCGGTGATCGCCTCCGACGACAATCCGCGCGCCAATGCCAAGGTGTTCCAGCTGCTCAAGGCGGTGCGCGAAACCGGCTCGCTGCACCGCGCCGCGCGCGAGATCGGGCTGTCGTACCGCCACGCCTGGGGCGTGATGCGGTCGTGGGAAGAGATGCTCGGCCGCAGCATGCTGGATATGGAACGCGGGCGCGGCGCCTCGCTGACGCGCTTCGGCGAGCGCCTGCTGCGCGCCGAGTTGCGCCTGCGCGAGTCGATCGAGCCGGCGGTGCAGCGCGCCATGGCGGAGTTCATCGCCGACCTGGACGACGCCCAGCAGCCGCAGTCGTGCGTGCATTTCACCGGCAGCCATGACCCGGCGGTGGAAGTGCTGGCCGCCGCGCTGGGCAGGGCCGGCAGTCCGCTGCAGCTCGACACCGTGTTCTGCGGCAGCGTCGAAGGGCTGATCTGCCTGCAGGAGCGCCAGTCGGAGCTGGCCGGGTTCTATGTGTCGCCGGTGCAGACCGCGGGCTCGGTGGCGCATGTGACCCTGCGCAAGTGGCTGCGGCCCGGCGCCGTGCGGCTGCTGCGGCTGGCGTGGCGCGAGCAGGGCCTGATCCTGGCGCCGGAGCTGGCGCGCGAGGTGCACGACCTGCGCGGCCTGGCGCGCAGCCAGGCGCGCTTCGTCAACCGGCAGCGCAGCTCGGGCACGCGCATGCTGTTCGACCAGCTGCTGGCCGCCGAGGGCCTGTATCCCGACCTGGTCAACGGCTACGACGAGACCGAGTTCAGCAATGAAAAAGTGGCGGAAGCCGTGCACAGCGGCCGCGCCCAGGCCGGTTTCGGGCTGCGCATGAACGCCGAGGCCCACGGGCTGGCGTTCGTGCCGCTGACGCGCGAAGCCTATTACCTGGCGCTGCGCAAGAACGACCAGACCGCCGGCTGGATGGCCGCGCTGCTGGCCCTGCTGGCCGATCCGGCCTTTGCGCGGCGCGTCGAGGCGCTGCCCGGCTATACCATGGCCGAGCCGGCGGGCATCCTGACCCCGCAGGAGGCGCTGCCGTGGTTCGGCCCGGACGGCAAGGAAGGCAGCTGA
- a CDS encoding DUF4126 domain-containing protein, translating into MLETAALAAGMSWASGFRLYLAVLTAGVLARLGWLELPPGLQPLESWWVIGVAAVLAVAEFVADKVPAFDTVWDGIHTFIRIPAGAILAAAAFGQLDPQWVVAAGLIGGTLAGTAHAVKAGTRALINVSPEPFSNWTASFTEDLTATGSLLLAFFVPVLFLVLLAVFLVGAVWLLPKLWRGVRRLHASLRGGTRHDVPR; encoded by the coding sequence ATGCTGGAAACCGCCGCGCTGGCCGCGGGCATGTCCTGGGCCAGCGGTTTTCGCCTGTATCTTGCCGTGCTGACCGCCGGGGTGCTGGCGCGGCTGGGCTGGCTGGAGCTGCCGCCCGGGCTGCAGCCGCTGGAGTCGTGGTGGGTGATCGGCGTGGCCGCGGTGCTGGCGGTGGCCGAGTTCGTCGCCGACAAGGTGCCTGCCTTCGACACCGTCTGGGACGGCATCCATACCTTTATCCGCATTCCGGCCGGGGCGATCCTGGCGGCCGCCGCGTTCGGCCAGCTCGATCCGCAATGGGTGGTGGCGGCGGGCCTGATCGGCGGTACGCTGGCCGGCACCGCGCATGCGGTCAAGGCCGGCACGCGCGCGCTGATCAACGTGTCGCCGGAACCGTTTTCCAACTGGACGGCCTCATTCACTGAGGACCTGACCGCCACCGGCAGCCTGCTGCTGGCGTTCTTCGTGCCGGTGCTGTTCCTGGTGCTGCTGGCGGTGTTCCTGGTGGGCGCGGTGTGGCTGCTGCCGAAGTTGTGGCGCGGCGTGCGCCGGCTCCATGCCAGCCTGCGCGGCGGAACCCGGCATGATGTGCCGCGCTAG
- a CDS encoding ABC transporter permease, translating to MPSESAIDVPATTAQPTGLHAATGGKFSAWRQALRMARRDWLAGELYLLLFALVLAVAALTSVGFMADRMRLGLERDARQMIASDVLLVADQPFDAAFAQRARAAGLAVAQTVTFPSMATAEGKAQAGAEPPSQLAALKAVTDGYPLRGRLRVTGAPGAPDAPADGIPAPGTVWVDEALLGALGVAVGDSLRLGSRSFRIDRIITQELDRGTGFMNFAPRVLMPLSELDSTGLIGWGSRVTYRLLVAGPDAAGAAFQKWAQDEIERRQLRNTRVESLESGQPQMRATLDRAERFLSLVAVLSSMIAAVAIAMSARRYMQRHTDACAVYKCLGLSRGQILRAFGFEFLLVGAAGALAGVLLGYLAHYGLLLSLGGLLKVSLPQPSLLPALVGVLAGLVLLAGFALPPLLALTRVAPLRVLRRDIGLPPVSAWVAYALGLGAFVALLLVAARDLRLGLTTAGGFVAAGVVFGVLALGLLTLLSRLLRGRLRGRTAMGWRFALAVLERRRTVTVLQTVALAVGLMALLLLGMTRNDLVDSWRSATPADAPNRFIINIQPDQREPLRQMLAGAGITDLLYPMVRGRLTHIGERTIRGDSFEDGRARNLVEREFNLSYTDALPEGNRVIAGRWSNGSDGAEAGASVEEGIAKTLGIRLGDTLRFDVAGQPVQARVTSLRKLDWGSMRVNFFVILPPRAMQGMPETYITSFHLPPASAALGNRLIAAFPNITVVNTDMILRQIQDILDQVIAAVEFLFVFTLAAGVTVLYAALSGARDERMRDAGLLKALGASAALVRQTQYAEFLVVGGLAGLLASLGAIAVGWGLSQFVFDFPYRFNAWIVPVGVVSGMLCAFAGGWLGLREVLRQPALATLRDA from the coding sequence ATGCCCTCCGAGTCCGCCATCGACGTCCCTGCGACTACCGCCCAACCCACAGGATTGCATGCCGCCACCGGCGGCAAATTCTCCGCCTGGCGCCAGGCGCTGCGCATGGCCCGACGCGACTGGCTGGCAGGCGAGCTCTACCTGCTGCTGTTTGCGCTGGTGCTGGCAGTGGCCGCGCTGACCAGCGTGGGATTTATGGCCGACCGCATGCGGCTGGGCCTGGAGCGCGACGCGCGCCAGATGATTGCGTCCGACGTGCTGCTGGTGGCCGACCAGCCCTTCGACGCCGCGTTCGCACAGCGCGCCCGCGCCGCCGGCCTGGCGGTGGCGCAGACCGTCACCTTCCCGAGCATGGCCACCGCCGAGGGCAAGGCCCAGGCCGGCGCCGAGCCGCCCAGCCAGCTGGCGGCGCTCAAGGCGGTCACCGACGGCTATCCGCTGCGCGGCCGGCTCAGGGTGACCGGCGCGCCGGGCGCGCCGGACGCGCCCGCGGACGGGATTCCCGCGCCGGGCACGGTATGGGTCGACGAGGCGCTGCTGGGCGCGCTGGGCGTAGCGGTGGGCGACAGCCTGCGGCTGGGCAGCCGCAGCTTCCGCATCGACCGCATCATCACGCAGGAACTCGACCGAGGCACCGGCTTCATGAACTTCGCGCCGCGCGTGCTGATGCCGCTGTCGGAACTGGATAGCACCGGGCTGATCGGCTGGGGCAGCCGCGTTACCTACCGGCTGCTGGTGGCCGGCCCCGACGCCGCCGGCGCGGCCTTCCAGAAATGGGCGCAGGACGAGATCGAACGCCGCCAGCTGCGCAATACGAGGGTCGAGTCGCTCGAATCCGGCCAGCCGCAGATGCGCGCCACGCTCGACCGCGCCGAGCGCTTCCTGTCGCTGGTGGCGGTGCTGTCGTCGATGATCGCGGCGGTGGCGATCGCGATGTCGGCGCGCCGCTATATGCAGCGCCACACCGATGCCTGCGCGGTCTACAAGTGCCTGGGGCTGTCGCGCGGTCAGATCCTGCGCGCCTTCGGGTTTGAATTCCTGCTGGTCGGCGCGGCCGGCGCGCTGGCCGGCGTGCTGCTCGGCTACCTGGCGCACTATGGCCTGCTGCTGTCGCTGGGCGGGCTGCTCAAGGTGTCGCTGCCGCAGCCGTCGCTGCTGCCGGCGCTGGTGGGCGTGCTGGCCGGGCTGGTGCTGCTGGCCGGGTTTGCGCTGCCGCCGCTGCTGGCGCTGACGCGGGTGGCGCCGCTGCGGGTGCTGCGGCGCGATATCGGGCTGCCGCCGGTGTCGGCGTGGGTGGCCTACGCGCTCGGGTTGGGCGCCTTTGTCGCGCTGCTGCTGGTGGCGGCGCGCGACCTGCGGCTGGGACTGACCACCGCCGGCGGCTTTGTCGCCGCGGGCGTGGTGTTCGGCGTGCTGGCATTGGGCCTGCTGACCTTGCTGTCGCGGCTGCTGCGCGGACGCCTGCGCGGGCGCACGGCGATGGGGTGGCGCTTCGCGCTGGCGGTGCTCGAGCGCCGCCGCACGGTCACGGTGCTGCAGACCGTGGCGCTGGCGGTGGGGTTGATGGCGCTGCTGCTGCTCGGCATGACCCGCAATGACCTGGTCGATTCCTGGCGCAGCGCCACGCCGGCCGACGCGCCCAACCGCTTCATCATCAATATCCAGCCGGACCAGCGCGAGCCGCTGCGCCAGATGCTGGCCGGCGCCGGCATCACCGACCTGCTTTACCCGATGGTGCGCGGACGCCTGACCCATATCGGCGAGCGCACCATCCGCGGCGACAGCTTCGAGGACGGGCGCGCGCGCAACCTGGTCGAGCGCGAGTTCAACCTGTCCTATACCGATGCGCTGCCGGAGGGCAACCGCGTGATCGCCGGACGCTGGTCGAACGGGTCCGACGGCGCCGAGGCGGGCGCGTCGGTGGAAGAGGGCATCGCCAAGACCCTGGGCATCCGGCTCGGCGACACACTGCGCTTCGACGTGGCGGGCCAGCCGGTGCAGGCGCGCGTGACCTCGCTGCGCAAGCTCGACTGGGGCTCGATGCGGGTCAACTTCTTCGTGATCCTGCCGCCGCGGGCGATGCAGGGCATGCCCGAGACCTACATCACCTCGTTCCACCTGCCGCCCGCCAGCGCCGCGCTGGGCAACCGGCTGATCGCGGCGTTTCCCAACATCACCGTGGTCAACACCGACATGATCCTGCGCCAGATCCAGGACATCCTGGACCAGGTGATCGCGGCGGTGGAGTTCCTGTTCGTGTTCACGCTGGCCGCGGGGGTGACGGTGCTGTACGCGGCGTTGTCGGGTGCGCGCGACGAGCGCATGCGCGACGCGGGCCTGCTCAAGGCGCTGGGCGCTTCGGCCGCGCTGGTGCGGCAGACCCAGTATGCCGAGTTCCTGGTGGTGGGCGGGCTCGCCGGCCTGCTGGCCAGCCTCGGCGCGATCGCGGTGGGCTGGGGGCTGTCGCAGTTCGTGTTCGACTTCCCGTACCGCTTCAATGCGTGGATCGTGCCGGTCGGCGTGGTTTCTGGCATGCTGTGCGCTTTTGCCGGCGGCTGGCTGGGCCTGCGCGAAGTGCTGCGCCAGCCCGCGCTGGCGACCTTGCGCGATGCCTGA
- a CDS encoding group II truncated hemoglobin, which produces MSTESDDKPGNAEVTAFELVGGEARVRELVDRFYDLMDLEPQFAGLRALHPPSLEGSRDKLFWFLCGWLGGPNHFIERFGHPRLRARHMPFEIGISERDQWMRCMALAMQDIGLPEDLQLRLMQAFFQTADWMRNVAR; this is translated from the coding sequence ATGAGTACTGAATCCGATGACAAGCCCGGCAATGCCGAGGTCACTGCCTTTGAACTGGTGGGCGGCGAGGCGCGCGTGCGCGAACTGGTCGACCGCTTCTACGACCTGATGGACCTGGAGCCGCAGTTCGCCGGGCTGCGCGCGCTGCACCCGCCGTCGCTGGAGGGCTCGCGCGACAAGCTGTTCTGGTTCCTGTGCGGCTGGCTGGGCGGCCCCAACCACTTTATCGAGCGCTTCGGCCATCCGCGCCTGCGCGCGCGCCATATGCCGTTCGAGATCGGCATCAGCGAGCGCGACCAGTGGATGCGCTGCATGGCGCTGGCGATGCAGGACATCGGCCTGCCCGAAGACCTGCAGCTGCGGCTGATGCAGGCCTTCTTCCAGACCGCCGACTGGATGCGCAACGTGGCGCGCTGA